Genomic window (Jeotgalibaca ciconiae):
TACTTATGAAAGAGTTAAAATCTTGTTTAGAAGAAAGTGGATTTGGACAGGTAATAACTTATATCCAAAGTGGTAATATTATTGTTCAGTCTGCGCTGTCTCCTACAGAGATAAGCTCAAAAATCGAATCGCTCTTATCGATTCATTTTACTTTGGATTCTTCACTGATACGAACATTTGTAATTGACGAATTTACTTATAACGATATTATTGCTTCTGCCCCAAAAGAATTTGGTAAAGACAATGAAAGTTATCGTTATGATGTGATTTTTTTAATGGGGGTTACGTCCGAACAGGCTATGGCCGAAGTTGAAACGCGGGACGGAGTCGATACTTGTTGGTCAAGCTCACATGCATTATTTTTCAGACGTCCGGGACCCAAAAACCCAGATTATACAAAAAGTGCTCTATCTAAAATAATCAAAAAAGAGATTTATCAATCGATGACTATTCGTAATTGGAATACCGTAACTAAACTGCAAAATCTATTCGCATTACGCTCAAAAAACCCTTGACGTCTCTATGATATAATTTATCAAAAAGAAAAGAATGGTTATCGTTGGTTAAAACTCTTACACAAGAATTTCAAATCAAGAAAAAGGATACTGCTGCAGCTATGGGATCAGGAGGTTTAGAGGTATTATCCACGCCTTCAATGATTGCCTTTATGGAAAATACTGCTTATGAGCTATTCACTCCTCTCTCAAGTTCTGGGGAAACAACCGTTGGCATTGAAATCAATGTGAAGCACCTATCTCCATCAGCTGTTGGAAAAAGAGTCGAAGTCCGTGCAAAACTAGTAGAACAAAAGAAAAGTATTTTGTTTTTCCATATTGAAGCCTATGACGATGAAAAATTGATTGGCACAGCTGACCATAAACGTGCAGTTGTTACTATTGAAACATTTATGAAAAATATTGAGTAAATTCTCTATCCCAAAGTCACACTCCTTTGTTTGTGATATAATGAACATAAAAACAAAGAGGGGTTTTAATATGGCTCAATCAATTCTATCGATTTGTAATTATGAAACAAAAATCGCTCCCGGTGCTTATTTTCATTTAAAAACAGACTGGTTTGAAAGTGATCAAGAAATTAAAACAATTATTATCGATCAAGATCATGTCTTTTCTAAATTACTCTCTCTTTATCCAAAGGACTTTGTTATGTACTTAGAACAAGATCAACATGGTAGTCTCTATCGTACCAATTATCCTCTTTTCCGTCGTGAAGATAATGATTACTTTGAAGTTGATTGGAATAAGAAAACAAGATAATGCTTTACTAAAAGGCCTATAGTGTGAATTTTTACCATTCATGCTACAGGCTTTTTTTATAGACTAGGGGATTATAAGTTCAGCCATCAATGTCTAGCTCCCAAGTCCTGACCTAGTGAAAAAAAGATAAATTTGCCCCATTGCGCGCTTCGCTGCTCGCTAACGCATATCATTCGACTAACCCGCTGAAGCGTGAAGTCTCCTGACAATTCAGGGTCAAATTTCCTATTTTTTCATAGGCCAAGGCGGACTTGTCCGCTTTTCTTATTCGCTATTATGCTTTACATACTAGCCAAGTTAAGGTACAATTTTTCTACTAGGTTGTATAACAGACTAGTTGGAAGGAGTTTCTCATGAACAACAGCCAGTTACTAAAAGGAATTTTAGAAGGATGCGTATTACTCGTAGTTTCTGAAAAAGAAGTCTATGGATATGAAATGGTTCAAAAACTTAAACAATTGGGCTTTGAAAATATTGTCGGAGGCACCGTATATCCGATTTTACAAAAATTGGAGAAAAAAGAATATTTATCCAGTAGAATGAAACCTTCTTCCGAAGGCCCCGATCGAAAATATTATGCCATAACAGCATTAGGAAAAGAATACATGATCAACTTTACTAATCAATGGCAAGAATTGACAAATATCGTAAATAATATCATCACAAAACAAGGAGGAAATTCAAATGGACAACAATAATACGATTAACGACCTAATCAATCGTAATAATGAGCTAAGAAAACAATTAACAAAAAAAAATCTTGCTTATTATGAAAATGTTTTAATATATATTCGAACTGCAGGTCTATTCTACGATGGTTTAGAGATTGAGATGGTTTTAATGCAAATTTTACAAGATATTTTAGCTGCACAAGTTGCAGGAGAAACTGCGGAAGAATATCTTGGAAAAAAACCACAAAATGCAGCGAATGAAATCATAGAGAACCTAGGTAAAGGATGTTACAAAGAATCGCTCAAATTATTTGGTTTTGTTTTTGGTATTAGTTCTTTCTTTTCACTTATAAGTCAGATAAGCACAGCGAATAACCAAATCAATCTATTAACCTTACTTGTAAATGGTTTGTTAAGTTTTGTAATCGTGGTTACTTTATTTCATTTTATTCATAAGAGCATTTATACAAAATCATTTTCCCAAAACAAAATAAGGAAATATGGTCTTTTGTGGATTTTATCAGTTATCATTCTGTGTCTGTATACCTTTCTTCCAATTACCTTTCCAAATATATTAACGATTACAATGACTAATTCTGTTATGATTATGTTAAATAGTTTTATTATCTTTACTAGTCTTTTATATACCTTTTTCAGAAAGTCAGAAAAACTTCTTTTAAAAGCTTCCCTTCCTTTTATAATTATTTCTAATCTATTGGGAATTTTATCTAGAGTGGAAGCTACTCATTTTTTCATGGCTCAACAAAATGGCAAACTATTTGCTGCGCTGGCTACTATGGCAGGATTTATTTGGTTTTCATTCTACTCTTTTAAAGAATCAAAGAAAGAATAAATTCTTGTTATTTTTATTAAGGTATAGGAAAAAGCAGTTTATTTCCGTGCTACACTTATTACTTAAAATTGAAAAGCAAAGTGAGGGATTGATGAATGTTCAAAATTTTAGTAGTAGACGATAATCATCATACTCGGCAACTGATGCAAGCAGTATTAGAAGCGGAGAACTATACTGTTTTTACAGCAGAAAATGGAGAAGATGCGCTTGAAGTTATGGATTGTCAACACGTTGATCTTGTTCTCTTAGATATCATGATGCCCAAAATGGACGGTTATGAATTTACAAAAGAATTAAGAAATGCATACAATGAATTACCAATCTTGATGGTATCCGCAAAACAATTATCGGCAGATCGGAAACAAGGTTTTTTACTTGGTATCGATGATTATATGACGAAACCAGTTGATGAAGAAGAAATGATTTTGCGAATAAAAGCTTTGCTGCGCCGTGCAAAAATAGCTACTGAACGTCAAATCATTATCGGAACCATTGTTATCGATTATGATTCATTGAGCGTAAGTAAAAATAACGAAACTCAAGTTTTGCCGCAAAAAGAATTTCAGTTATTGTATAAGCTTCTTTCTTATCCCGGAAAAATTTTTACTCGTATTCAGTTAATGGATGAAATTTGGGGAGTAGATAGTAACACAGGCTGGGAAACAGTCACGGTCCATATTGGTCGATTACGAAAGCGTTTTGAAGATTGGCCCGAGTTTGAATTAGAATCAGTGAGAGGACTTGGCTATCGAGCGGTGAAAAAAATATGAGAAAAAGAAAATTATTGCCTCGAACAATTTTAACGATCGTTTTTGCAATTTTTGTATTCATCATACTGACGATAACCATGGCTATCGTCAGTATGATTATCTATTTACTTTTCCATACTGGTATTCTACGTGAGCATCTGATATCACCAAATGTTATTTCTTTAATATTGTTATTTGGTATTACAAGCATTGTCGTTGGAACAGTAGTTGCCACACTAATTAGCGGAATTCCAATAAAACCGGTGAACACGTTAATAAACGGCATGAATGAACTTGCGAATGGAAATTTCGATGTCAAAATCGATTTAGGAAAAATGAAACTACAAGAAGACTTATCCGATAGTTTTAATCAACTATCTGAAGAATTAAATAATACAGAAATGCTGCGTTCTGATTTTGTAAATAATTTTTCTCATGAATTTAAGACCCCTATTGTCTCCATTCGTGGATTTGCAAAGCTCCTCCAAAAGGAAAACTTGCCAGAGGAAAAGCAGCAAGAGTATTTAACCATTATTATTGATGAAATAAGTCGATTAGCCGATATGTCTACGAACATCCTTGATCTTACAAAAATAGAAAATCAATCTATTTTAACAAATATCACTTCCTTCAATCTTTCTGAGCAAATCAGAAAAGCTATTTTATTATTAGAAAATAAATGGTCTTTAAAAAATTTGACGATTGATGCTGATTTCACAGAATATCAAATTTATGCGAACGAAGATCTTCTCAAGCAAGTGTGGATTAATTTAATTGATAATGCCATTAAATTTTCTTATGACGAAGGAGAAATTAGTATTCTTATTAGTCAAAATGAGGATTGTACAAGGATTCAAGTTAAAAATAATGGTCCTGAAATCAGTGAAAGTGAACAAAAACGCATTTTTAACAAGTACTGGCAAAGTGATAGCTCTCGTTTTTCCGAAGGTTTTGGTATTGGTTTATCCATTGCTCAGCAAATTATAAAATTACATGAAGGTACCATTTCCATTGAAAGTTCACCAAAAGAAACAATCTTTTTTGTTAAATTGCCAACTACTCTAGTTAAATGAAAAAAATATAAAAAAGTATCGGACAGTAGATTTTTTAGCTGAACGATACTTTTTTATTATACTCTTTGTTTAGTTTCACTTTAGATTAGTTGGTTATACTCTTTTTATATTCGAAAGGAGTTCAGCAAATATGGTAAGAATTTTTAAGAATTTAACAAAAAAAGAAGTCCTCTTGGGTGCGATTAGCTTAATTTTTATCGTTATGCAAGTTTGGCTTGATTTAAAATTACCTGATTACATGAGCGAAATAACGATGCTCGTTCAAACGGAGACAGGTAATATGAGTGATATTTTATCTGCAGGCGGAATGATGTTGTTATGTGCGCTTGGAAGCTTGATTTCTTCTGTAGTCGTTGCTGTTTTAGCATCCAAAATATCTGCAAATTTTGGAGCTAATTTACGTGAGAAGCTTTTTGATAAGGTTCAATCTTTCTCGTTAGAAGAAATCAGCAGATTCTCAACGGCTAGCTTGATTACACGCTCAACAAATGACATTACACAAGTACAGACTTTGATTGTTATGGGATTGCAAGTCATGATAAAAGCTCCTATCCTCGCTGTTTGGGCAATCATAAAAATTTCAGGAAAAAGTTGGCAATGGACATTTTCTACTGGTGTCGCTGTAGCTTATTTATTAATCATTGTCAGCATTTGTATGGTTCTCGCTTTACCTAAATTTAAGAAGCTGCAAGTATTAAACGATAAAATGAATAACGTTACTCGCGAGAACCTGACGGGTCTATCAGTCGTTCGAGCATACAATGCGGAAGATTATCAAGAAAATAAATTCGACGTTGTTAATACTGAATTAACAAATACCCATTTATTTACAAGCCGTATTATGGCGTTCTTGATGCCAAATATCCAACTTGTAATGAGTGGACTATCCCTTTCTATTTATTGGATTGGAGCAATTTTAATTCAAAACGCAGATATGATGAATAAAATGACACTGTTTTCTGATATGGTTGTCTTCTCTTCTTATGCTATGCAAGTAGTGATGGCTTTCATGATGTTAATTATTATTTTTATAATGGTACCGCGCGCTTCTGTTTCGGCTAAAAGGATTTTAGAAGTCCTTGAAACGGAGCCAACTATTGTCGATGGGACAATTAATGAACCTCAAACATCAGCTATCGGAAATGTTGAATTTAAAAATGTGAGTTTCAAATATCCAGATGCGGAAGAATATGTCATTCGTAATGTTTCTTTCTCAGCTGATAAAGGTGAGACGGTTGCTTTTATTGGTTCAACTGGTTCTGGTAAAAGCACGCTCGTTAATTTAATTCCGCGTTTTTATGAAGCTTCAGAAGGTGAAATTCTTGTGAATGGCATTAATGTAAAGGATTATACGCAATATGCCCTTCATAATAAAATTGGTTATGTCGCTCAAAAAGCAACGCTATTTAGTGGTACAGTAAAATCAAATGTTGCATATGGTGAAAATGGTAAAGCTGGCTTCTTAGACACAGACATTGTAGAAGCAGTCTATACCGCTCAAGCTGCTGATTTTGTTGAAAACTTAGAAGACGGATATAATGGATATATTTCTCAAGGTGGTTCTAACTTATCCGGGGGACAAAAACAACGCTTGTCTATTGCACGTGCCATTGCTCGTCGACCTGAAGTGTTCATTTTTGATGATTCATTTTCAGCACTTGATTATAAAACGGATCGAAAACTTCGAGAAGCACTTCAAAAAGATTGTGCAGATGCGACAAAATTAATCGTTGCTCAACGAATCGGTACGATTAAAGATGCTGATCGAATTGTCGTTCTTGATAACGGCAAAGTTGTAGGAATTGGCACCCATGATGAATTGATGAATTCTTGTGAAGTTTACCGAGAAATTGCTTACTCACAACTTTCAAAGGAGGAACTTGCATAATGGCTCAAAACTTTCGTACAAATAAAAAAATACCTACAAAACCAACAAACTTTAAAGACACTTGGATAAAGTTACTGAACTATTGCCGGAACTATTGGGTCATTATTGGTGCAGCCCTTCTTGCTTCAGCATTCGGAACCATTCTAACTTTAATTGGACCCGATAAACTATCTGAGTTAACCGATTTGATTACATCAGGTATCGCCACTGGAATTGATATGGATGCTGTGACGAAAATTGGCTTAACCTTGGTGGCTTTCTACGGAGCAAGCACACTACTTTCCCTTGCCCAAGGGATTATTATGGCGACCATTACGCAAAGAATCTCCAATCAGTTGCGTGATGATATCTCCACAAAAATTAATCGGTTACCAATCTCGTTTTATGACCGGATTGCAAAAGGTGATATTTTATCTCGTGTTACAAATGATGTCGATACCATTGCACAATCGCTCAATAATAGTATTGGTACATTGGTGACCGCTGTTACCCTATTGATCGGTTCCTTATTTATAATGATAAAAACAAACTTGATTCTGACCCTTACTGCTATCATAGCCACTTTCATTGGATTTGGACTAATGATGGTCATTATGAAACAATCACAAAAATACTTTGTCCGCCAGCAAGCTGACTTAGGTGATATTAATGGTCATATTGAAGAAATTTATTCTGGTCATACAATTGTTAAAGCATATAATGGTGAAACTCGAGAAAAAGCAACGTTCGATCGAATCAATCAAAGTCTGCAAGACAGCGGGTTTAAAGCTCAAAGTCTATCTGGTCTTATGATGCCGCTAATGTCTTTTATTGGAAACTTTGGTTATGTAGCTGTCTGTATCGTAGGTGCTATGCTAGCAATCAATGGCTCCATTTCCTTTGGAGTAATTGTTGCTTTTATCATGTATGTTCGCTATTTTACCCAACCATTAAGCCAAATCGCACAAGCTGCCCAATCTTTACAGTCCACTGCAGCAGCGAGTGAGCGGGTCTTCCAAATGTTGGAAGCAAAAGAGATGGAAGACGAAAGTTATAAAACAGCTGGCTTAGAAAAAGCACGTGGTTTTGTAGAATTTAACCATGTTCAGTTCGGTTATGAAGGTACTGAGAAAACAATTATTCATGACTTCTCTGCCCAAGCAAAACCCGGACAAAAAATTGCCATCGTTGGACCTACTGGAGCTGGTAAGACGACCATCATTAATCTGTTAATGAGATTTCATGAGATCAACAGCGGTGAAATAAAAATTGATGGTATTTCTACACAAGAATTAACACGTCAAGATGTCCACAACCAATTTTGTATGGTATTACAAGACACCTGGATTTTTGAAGGTACCATTCGTGAAAATCTTATTTATTCAATGGATCATGTGTCAGACGATAAAATAATCGAAGCATGTAAGGCAGTCGGCATTCACCATTTTATCGCCACCATGCCAAAAGGATATGAGACAGTTCTAAATGACCAAGTCACACTTTCAGAAGGGCAAAAACAACAAATTACGATTGCCCGTGCAATGATAGCAGACAGACCTATGTTGATTCTCGATGAAGCAACCAGTTCAGTTGATACACGTACTGAGTTGAAAATACAAGAAGCTATGGATCAACTGATGGTTGGCCGTACTTCTTTTATTATCGCCCATCGTCTATCTACCATTAAAAATGCTGATTTGATTTTAGTCATGAAAGACGGCGATATCATCGAAAGCGGCACGCATGATGAATTACTTATTAAAGGTTCCTTCTATGCAGATTTGTATAATAGTCAGTTTGAAGCTGCATAAGCCGAATTCTTAATATCCTTGTCAATTTTCCTTCTTGATTGCTATACTTGCAATAAGAATAGTTGAAAGGAGATTTAAGATGGAAGATCTTTTTCACATAGAGCATAGTAAACTAACAGACAGTGAACAACAAATAGTCGATTTTTTCAATAAAAACCAGCAAGTTGTTCCCTTTTTATCTATTAGTGAAATTAGCCATGCAATCGGTATAAGTAATTCAACACTGACTCGCTTTTCTAAAAAGATTGGCTTTAAAAATTTCAAAGAGTTAAAGCTATCTTTCATTAGTAAGGGAGAAGTTACTCCTTCGACTAAGTTGCAAAGCGCCTTGTACCTAGAAAAAACAGAAGAATTTCCCAATGTGATGATTTATCGAGACATTCAGCAACTACTTGAAACGATTGAGCATTTGGACGTTCAATCCTTTCAAGCTGCTGCAAAAGCAATCATAGAAAAAAAGCGTATTTTTGTATTCAGTAAAGGAGCTTCAAAATCTCTTGGTCATTTGCTTTATTTTCGTCTGAAGCGATTTGGGATTCAGATTCAACATATTTCGTCTAGCGGATCTGAAATTTTTGAAACCTTGCACACTCTGAATGAGGATGATTTACTTGTTCTCTTCTTCTTCGGTAAAGCCCCGAGAGAAACAAATATCATATTCGACTTTGCGCAAAAAGAAAAGATTGATGCTATTTGTTTTTCGGACCAGTTATATAAGTCCCCTGCTCAAACAGGAACTTATAATTTCTAT
Coding sequences:
- a CDS encoding DUF1697 domain-containing protein, with translation MTNYVVLLRGINVGGKNKILMKELKSCLEESGFGQVITYIQSGNIIVQSALSPTEISSKIESLLSIHFTLDSSLIRTFVIDEFTYNDIIASAPKEFGKDNESYRYDVIFLMGVTSEQAMAEVETRDGVDTCWSSSHALFFRRPGPKNPDYTKSALSKIIKKEIYQSMTIRNWNTVTKLQNLFALRSKNP
- a CDS encoding ABC transporter ATP-binding protein; the encoded protein is MAQNFRTNKKIPTKPTNFKDTWIKLLNYCRNYWVIIGAALLASAFGTILTLIGPDKLSELTDLITSGIATGIDMDAVTKIGLTLVAFYGASTLLSLAQGIIMATITQRISNQLRDDISTKINRLPISFYDRIAKGDILSRVTNDVDTIAQSLNNSIGTLVTAVTLLIGSLFIMIKTNLILTLTAIIATFIGFGLMMVIMKQSQKYFVRQQADLGDINGHIEEIYSGHTIVKAYNGETREKATFDRINQSLQDSGFKAQSLSGLMMPLMSFIGNFGYVAVCIVGAMLAINGSISFGVIVAFIMYVRYFTQPLSQIAQAAQSLQSTAAASERVFQMLEAKEMEDESYKTAGLEKARGFVEFNHVQFGYEGTEKTIIHDFSAQAKPGQKIAIVGPTGAGKTTIINLLMRFHEINSGEIKIDGISTQELTRQDVHNQFCMVLQDTWIFEGTIRENLIYSMDHVSDDKIIEACKAVGIHHFIATMPKGYETVLNDQVTLSEGQKQQITIARAMIADRPMLILDEATSSVDTRTELKIQEAMDQLMVGRTSFIIAHRLSTIKNADLILVMKDGDIIESGTHDELLIKGSFYADLYNSQFEAA
- a CDS encoding HAMP domain-containing sensor histidine kinase translates to MRKRKLLPRTILTIVFAIFVFIILTITMAIVSMIIYLLFHTGILREHLISPNVISLILLFGITSIVVGTVVATLISGIPIKPVNTLINGMNELANGNFDVKIDLGKMKLQEDLSDSFNQLSEELNNTEMLRSDFVNNFSHEFKTPIVSIRGFAKLLQKENLPEEKQQEYLTIIIDEISRLADMSTNILDLTKIENQSILTNITSFNLSEQIRKAILLLENKWSLKNLTIDADFTEYQIYANEDLLKQVWINLIDNAIKFSYDEGEISILISQNEDCTRIQVKNNGPEISESEQKRIFNKYWQSDSSRFSEGFGIGLSIAQQIIKLHEGTISIESSPKETIFFVKLPTTLVK
- a CDS encoding thioesterase family protein; the encoded protein is MVKTLTQEFQIKKKDTAAAMGSGGLEVLSTPSMIAFMENTAYELFTPLSSSGETTVGIEINVKHLSPSAVGKRVEVRAKLVEQKKSILFFHIEAYDDEKLIGTADHKRAVVTIETFMKNIE
- a CDS encoding PadR family transcriptional regulator, with the translated sequence MNNSQLLKGILEGCVLLVVSEKEVYGYEMVQKLKQLGFENIVGGTVYPILQKLEKKEYLSSRMKPSSEGPDRKYYAITALGKEYMINFTNQWQELTNIVNNIITKQGGNSNGQQ
- a CDS encoding DUF1129 domain-containing protein, with the protein product MDNNNTINDLINRNNELRKQLTKKNLAYYENVLIYIRTAGLFYDGLEIEMVLMQILQDILAAQVAGETAEEYLGKKPQNAANEIIENLGKGCYKESLKLFGFVFGISSFFSLISQISTANNQINLLTLLVNGLLSFVIVVTLFHFIHKSIYTKSFSQNKIRKYGLLWILSVIILCLYTFLPITFPNILTITMTNSVMIMLNSFIIFTSLLYTFFRKSEKLLLKASLPFIIISNLLGILSRVEATHFFMAQQNGKLFAALATMAGFIWFSFYSFKESKKE
- a CDS encoding ABC transporter ATP-binding protein; amino-acid sequence: MVRIFKNLTKKEVLLGAISLIFIVMQVWLDLKLPDYMSEITMLVQTETGNMSDILSAGGMMLLCALGSLISSVVVAVLASKISANFGANLREKLFDKVQSFSLEEISRFSTASLITRSTNDITQVQTLIVMGLQVMIKAPILAVWAIIKISGKSWQWTFSTGVAVAYLLIIVSICMVLALPKFKKLQVLNDKMNNVTRENLTGLSVVRAYNAEDYQENKFDVVNTELTNTHLFTSRIMAFLMPNIQLVMSGLSLSIYWIGAILIQNADMMNKMTLFSDMVVFSSYAMQVVMAFMMLIIIFIMVPRASVSAKRILEVLETEPTIVDGTINEPQTSAIGNVEFKNVSFKYPDAEEYVIRNVSFSADKGETVAFIGSTGSGKSTLVNLIPRFYEASEGEILVNGINVKDYTQYALHNKIGYVAQKATLFSGTVKSNVAYGENGKAGFLDTDIVEAVYTAQAADFVENLEDGYNGYISQGGSNLSGGQKQRLSIARAIARRPEVFIFDDSFSALDYKTDRKLREALQKDCADATKLIVAQRIGTIKDADRIVVLDNGKVVGIGTHDELMNSCEVYREIAYSQLSKEELA
- a CDS encoding response regulator transcription factor encodes the protein MFKILVVDDNHHTRQLMQAVLEAENYTVFTAENGEDALEVMDCQHVDLVLLDIMMPKMDGYEFTKELRNAYNELPILMVSAKQLSADRKQGFLLGIDDYMTKPVDEEEMILRIKALLRRAKIATERQIIIGTIVIDYDSLSVSKNNETQVLPQKEFQLLYKLLSYPGKIFTRIQLMDEIWGVDSNTGWETVTVHIGRLRKRFEDWPEFELESVRGLGYRAVKKI
- a CDS encoding MurR/RpiR family transcriptional regulator; the encoded protein is MEDLFHIEHSKLTDSEQQIVDFFNKNQQVVPFLSISEISHAIGISNSTLTRFSKKIGFKNFKELKLSFISKGEVTPSTKLQSALYLEKTEEFPNVMIYRDIQQLLETIEHLDVQSFQAAAKAIIEKKRIFVFSKGASKSLGHLLYFRLKRFGIQIQHISSSGSEIFETLHTLNEDDLLVLFFFGKAPRETNIIFDFAQKEKIDAICFSDQLYKSPAQTGTYNFYVSRGLPTEYHSLTSAISFIDSLIVEVSRIAPKEYHEQLQKMHYLKETYKKDIPR